The genome window CTTTGATTTATTCAATTGTGTGCAGGCTGTACCATTGTACCTTCCAGAGATGGCTCCATACAAACTTCGAGGTTCTCTCAACATTATCTTCCAACTGTGTATTACAATAGGTATTTTGATAGCCAATGTTGTTAACTACCTCACACCCAAGATCAAAGGTGGCTATGGATGGCGTGTAAGTCTAGGTGGTGCAGCTGTTCCTGCCCTCTTCATTGTGATCTCGTCATTTTTCCTCCCCAACACTCCAAACTCAATGCTTGAGAAGAATGAACCTGAAAAAGCCCGAGCAATACTCAAGCGAATTCGTGGTGTTTCTGATAAGGAAATTGAGGCTGAGTTCGAGGATCTTGTGGCAGCAAGTGAAGCCTCTAAAGCTGTGAAACACCCTTGGAGAAACATTCGGAATAGAAAGTATAGGCCTCAATTGATCATGTCTATGGCCATTccatttttccaacaatttaCTGGCATCAATGTTATCATGTTCTATGCTCCTCAGCTTTTCAAAACAATTGGGTTTGGGGATAATGCTTCACTCTTATCAGCACTCATCACTGGTGGAATCAATTGTTTTGCTACATTGGTCTCCATCTATGGTATTGATAGATGGGGTAGAAGATTTCTTTTCCTAGAGGGTGGAATTCAAATGCTCATATTTCAGGTAACACACGTCTTAACTATTCTTTTTATGTGTATTCAATTTTATTCCTATATCAAAAGTTGCatccataaatttttatataatgtaAATTACATTGCTCATGTCGTAGGTTTTGGTAACAATCTTCATTGGATGGAAATTTGGAGTAACAGGTCAAGTTATAGACTTGCCCAAGTGGTTTGCTGGCCTTGTTGTGTTCTTCATATGTGCCTATGTTGCTGCTTTTGCGTGGTCATGGGGGCCATTGGGATGGTTAGTGCCAAGTGAGATTTTCCCACTAGAGATTCGATCGGCTGCACAGAGTATCACTGTTTCTGTGAACATGCTCTTCACATTCATTGTGGCCCAATTATTCCTTACCATGCTCTGTCACTTGAAGTTTGGCTTGTTCATCTTCTTTGCCTTTTTCGTGGTACTCATGACCCTCTTTGTCTATTTCTTCTTGCCGGAGACAAAGAACATTCCCATTGAAGAAATGACACTTGTGTGGAAGGAGCATTGGTTTTGGAGGAGATTCATGCCTGAAGATCGCCCCCAAGTCTAAATTCCTTGTgctaacatatatttttttttgttctattaataactttggtttttaatttcgcTTTAGTATTACGCTGGAACCCCTCactataaatatttgttttaattttacttgggctttatttttgcttttcattttctagACTTTAGATAATGTGCATGTGGTATTGTTAATGACGTAATTCTAGTCTTCTATCATATTAATACGAGGTCCATAATTCTTCTTCCATATGACATGAAGGAAAAGTTATGTCTTCTACTGCATTAATTACAAAAGAGCGATTGAACTTCATAATGGAAAAACATCCACATACACTCTCCATAACATTCTCGTGTTTTCTCCTAAGACCAAAA of Quercus lobata isolate SW786 chromosome 8, ValleyOak3.0 Primary Assembly, whole genome shotgun sequence contains these proteins:
- the LOC115958218 gene encoding sugar carrier protein C-like; the encoded protein is MGAGWTDPNDGDPKKNYPGEITFYVLVTCIVAAMGGLIFGYDIGISGGVTSMAPFLQKFFPSVYHKEALDKSTNQYCKFDSVTLTMFTSSLYLAALVASLGASWVTKKLGRKISMLIGGLVFLAGAIINAAALNIAMLIIGRILLGIGVGFANQAVPLYLPEMAPYKLRGSLNIIFQLCITIGILIANVVNYLTPKIKGGYGWRVSLGGAAVPALFIVISSFFLPNTPNSMLEKNEPEKARAILKRIRGVSDKEIEAEFEDLVAASEASKAVKHPWRNIRNRKYRPQLIMSMAIPFFQQFTGINVIMFYAPQLFKTIGFGDNASLLSALITGGINCFATLVSIYGIDRWGRRFLFLEGGIQMLIFQVLVTIFIGWKFGVTGQVIDLPKWFAGLVVFFICAYVAAFAWSWGPLGWLVPSEIFPLEIRSAAQSITVSVNMLFTFIVAQLFLTMLCHLKFGLFIFFAFFVVLMTLFVYFFLPETKNIPIEEMTLVWKEHWFWRRFMPEDRPQV